A genomic stretch from Komagataeibacter xylinus includes:
- a CDS encoding TetR/AcrR family transcriptional regulator: MKPDAPDDQPKPGLRERKQARARNTLIAEAMRLFSAKGYDETTVDEIADAAEVSRRTLFRMFETKGDIVLAWTRGMTQTLTEALAACPADMHPADAMMHAFTSLVPRIAANRQDTYAFVFLIEKTPSLQTVSLQKYGKWEDCLADGLAKRITERKNRKTAARLMARCGIAIFRTALDEWIRLKGRPALVPLLQNTYALQSSLWVAPAPAEP, encoded by the coding sequence ATGAAGCCCGACGCCCCTGACGATCAGCCAAAGCCCGGCCTGCGCGAACGCAAGCAGGCGCGTGCGCGCAATACGCTGATTGCCGAGGCAATGCGGCTGTTCTCCGCCAAGGGATATGACGAGACAACGGTGGACGAGATTGCCGATGCGGCTGAAGTCTCGCGCCGCACCCTGTTCCGCATGTTCGAGACCAAGGGCGACATCGTGCTGGCCTGGACGCGTGGCATGACCCAGACCCTGACCGAGGCACTCGCGGCCTGCCCGGCCGACATGCACCCCGCCGATGCGATGATGCACGCCTTCACCTCGCTCGTGCCGCGTATCGCGGCCAACCGGCAGGACACCTATGCCTTCGTGTTCCTGATTGAAAAAACCCCCTCGCTCCAGACCGTGAGCCTGCAGAAATACGGCAAGTGGGAAGACTGCCTGGCCGATGGGCTGGCCAAACGCATTACCGAGCGCAAGAACCGCAAGACCGCTGCCCGCCTCATGGCACGCTGCGGCATTGCCATTTTTCGCACGGCACTTGATGAGTGGATCCGGCTCAAGGGCCGACCGGCGCTGGTGCCACTGCTACAGAACACCTACGCGCTGCAATCCTCGTTATGGGTCGCACCCGCTCCGGCTGAACCATAA
- a CDS encoding DUF1868 domain-containing protein gives MRFNQNKFHPDGRPRYFPGNTVICHLPHDGAFFHAMLDLHSQMSQFDFAAKIALLPPSSYHMTVFDGLNNTRRGKRTWPRDLACDTPMPQCDAWVGERLRTFTGRLPHPLRMRPARPDPLRDRQGCRIRLEALDREGATALRRFRHGLAAHLGMHDSWLDRYVFHTTIGYRIQGFSAREARDYADVMVQFQGRMAARLPEIDLGPPEFCLFDDMHAYHRQFLVA, from the coding sequence GTGCGGTTCAATCAGAATAAATTCCATCCCGATGGCAGGCCCCGATACTTTCCCGGCAATACGGTTATCTGCCACCTGCCCCATGACGGCGCGTTTTTCCACGCCATGCTTGATCTGCACAGCCAGATGAGCCAGTTCGATTTTGCCGCCAAAATCGCGCTCCTGCCGCCTTCCAGCTATCACATGACGGTTTTTGACGGGCTGAACAATACCCGCCGGGGCAAACGCACATGGCCGCGCGACCTGGCCTGCGATACCCCCATGCCGCAATGCGACGCGTGGGTGGGAGAAAGGCTCCGAACCTTTACCGGCAGGCTGCCCCATCCCCTGCGCATGCGCCCCGCGCGCCCCGATCCGCTGCGCGACAGGCAGGGCTGCCGCATACGGCTTGAGGCATTGGACCGGGAGGGCGCCACTGCGCTGCGCCGCTTCCGCCACGGTCTTGCCGCCCATCTGGGCATGCATGATTCCTGGCTGGACCGGTATGTTTTTCACACCACCATCGGCTACAGGATCCAGGGTTTTAGTGCGCGTGAAGCCCGTGACTATGCGGATGTGATGGTGCAGTTTCAGGGGCGGATGGCCGCGCGCCTGCCCGAAATCGATCTTGGGCCGCCGGAATTCTGCCTGTTTGATGACATGCATGCCTATCATCGCCAGTTCCTTGTGGCGTAA
- a CDS encoding lipase family protein, protein MTLPARILGTLVASVCLAAPALHARAAETPARPGTPVGTTLLAPALSLPDAGRAVRLTYLSTDGVTGKGTVPVTAEVILPPGRPPAGGWPIVAWAHGTVGIGQACTPSLHPYSARNSTYLAAWMKRGFAIVATDYQGLGTPGVHPYLNTRVEAYNVLDGVRAAVSAVPGLSNTVMIVGQSQGGGAAFAAAAFAATYAPDVNIRGTVATGVPYFTPELGAQLTAAAQAAGPVKYDPLVVYMLYLGASLAARDPAFHPEEAFTPRAMAAYHAASTTCVGDMEQKIRDEGLTVPNALQPGFPKALAPAFAAMAYPTLKLAQPLFVGTGTDDHDVPPMLQLSLVRAACAAGSTVQAHLYKGLDHSQTVNASLPDSAAFTQAVMAGQPVTPQCAPVPQ, encoded by the coding sequence ATGACCCTGCCTGCCCGAATCCTTGGCACGCTCGTAGCCAGCGTGTGTCTGGCCGCCCCTGCCCTGCATGCCCGCGCGGCTGAAACCCCTGCCCGCCCCGGCACGCCTGTGGGCACGACCCTGCTGGCCCCGGCCCTGAGCCTGCCCGATGCGGGCCGCGCCGTGCGCCTGACCTATCTTTCAACCGATGGCGTAACCGGAAAGGGCACGGTGCCCGTTACGGCGGAAGTCATCCTGCCGCCGGGCAGGCCGCCAGCGGGCGGATGGCCCATCGTGGCCTGGGCACATGGCACCGTGGGCATCGGGCAGGCCTGCACGCCCTCGCTCCATCCCTATAGTGCGCGCAACAGCACATACCTGGCCGCGTGGATGAAGCGGGGCTTTGCCATCGTTGCCACCGATTATCAGGGGCTGGGCACGCCGGGGGTGCATCCTTACCTCAATACGCGCGTCGAGGCCTATAACGTGCTCGATGGCGTGCGCGCCGCTGTCAGCGCCGTGCCGGGGCTGAGCAACACGGTCATGATCGTGGGCCAATCGCAGGGTGGCGGGGCAGCCTTTGCTGCGGCGGCCTTTGCTGCCACCTATGCGCCGGATGTAAATATCCGTGGCACGGTGGCAACTGGCGTGCCCTACTTCACGCCCGAACTCGGCGCGCAACTGACCGCTGCCGCCCAGGCGGCAGGGCCCGTGAAGTATGACCCGCTTGTTGTCTACATGCTCTATCTCGGTGCCTCGCTGGCCGCGCGTGACCCTGCCTTCCACCCTGAAGAGGCCTTCACCCCCCGCGCCATGGCTGCCTATCATGCCGCATCAACCACCTGCGTGGGCGATATGGAGCAGAAGATCAGGGACGAAGGACTGACCGTGCCCAACGCCCTGCAACCGGGCTTCCCCAAGGCGCTGGCCCCGGCCTTTGCGGCCATGGCGTACCCTACCCTGAAGCTGGCCCAGCCGCTGTTCGTGGGCACGGGCACCGATGACCATGACGTGCCGCCCATGCTGCAGCTTTCACTGGTCAGGGCGGCCTGTGCCGCAGGCAGCACGGTTCAGGCACATCTGTACAAGGGGCTGGATCATTCACAGACCGTGAACGCCTCGCTGCCGGATTCCGCTGCCTTTACGCAGGCTGTCATGGCGGGCCAGCCGGTTACGCCCCAATGCGCGCCGGTGCCGCAGTAA
- a CDS encoding alpha/beta fold hydrolase encodes MLLDVIERGPEDGNNTLPPVVFLHGLFGRARNFGFFQRRLATTRRILALDLRNHGSSPHGPMDYPTMAADVHETLAAHDALPATVIGHSMGGKVAMMLALQAPACVHALLVADIAPAPGGHAHSGAIAQALAGLHFPPTLTLSEADAWLAPAIAEKPVRDMMKQNIVLGTSPHWQIGLKQIVAGMTQVVGWPALPPGTQYGGPVLFVAGGASPYVQPRDYPLMRQLFPHYRLVRLKGAGHWLHAEQPWEFLRVVEEFLSVTG; translated from the coding sequence GTGCTGCTTGATGTGATTGAACGCGGCCCGGAGGACGGCAATAACACCCTGCCGCCGGTCGTCTTTCTGCATGGGTTGTTTGGGCGGGCGCGCAATTTCGGGTTTTTTCAGCGCCGCCTTGCTACAACCCGTCGTATCCTTGCCCTTGACCTGCGCAATCACGGCAGCAGCCCGCATGGCCCGATGGATTACCCCACCATGGCCGCCGACGTGCATGAAACGCTGGCCGCGCATGACGCGCTGCCCGCAACGGTGATCGGGCATTCCATGGGGGGCAAGGTGGCGATGATGCTGGCCTTGCAGGCGCCCGCCTGCGTGCATGCCCTGCTTGTGGCCGATATTGCGCCAGCGCCGGGCGGCCATGCGCATTCCGGTGCAATTGCCCAGGCGCTGGCCGGACTGCATTTTCCGCCCACGCTTACCTTAAGTGAGGCCGATGCCTGGCTTGCCCCCGCCATTGCCGAAAAGCCCGTGCGCGACATGATGAAGCAGAACATCGTGCTCGGCACCAGCCCGCACTGGCAGATCGGGCTGAAGCAGATCGTGGCGGGCATGACACAGGTGGTGGGCTGGCCCGCCCTGCCACCGGGCACGCAGTATGGTGGCCCGGTGCTGTTTGTGGCGGGGGGTGCTTCACCCTATGTCCAGCCCCGTGATTACCCGCTCATGCGCCAGCTTTTTCCCCATTACCGGCTGGTGCGGCTGAAGGGGGCCGGGCACTGGCTGCATGCCGAGCAGCCATGGGAATTCCTGCGTGTGGTCGAGGAATTCCTGAGCGTGACAGGGTAA
- a CDS encoding alginate export family protein, with translation MFPLRSATQLGYRYMRGGALCVSMLAAHAAQAAPDPVVPADSTAPGQPERMVVHMTQRPPILTFPHANPVGQPIRIGGQENRRSGHQYDWGVFNRGNGEAAGFGPVGRYGVTPWAEDWSNLRDPKKHDDLFDALKYIPLTRSGNVWISFSGETRLRNWFETRPGLGTQKPNDSGRFGVRNLYGADLHIGEHLRFFGQLVNADAGGWGGYGYGSTYRKRLDAQQAFVEVRWNMLGAKSGFMFGRQQFLDAPSYMLYARETPNVPLSWDGFRAYMVWQRIRIDAWDFVQTDDSDRRMFHDVENYASRLYGFNATWAPPDFTFMGQKGYSFVDAFYIGYKLNGSAGAIVGPKGAVNGSDTRNNFGMRWHGIAGPIEFSVGGIWQGGVFRNASNNAPRGVSAYAINSTVGYRLPEQSLHTFAGIQTDVYSGGNASKNQGTVGTYLSPFNPQTNYLDTTTYMTGSNLISFAPLVRITPFKSVSIQFKYPLFWRDSVNDPVYKSSGYYKFAGNFRGRFVGMAPQVSVAWQINTHLSWTQYVSRFMTSRALNEAGGSSGTYYQSNFVFRF, from the coding sequence ATGTTCCCCCTCCGATCAGCAACACAACTGGGGTATCGCTACATGCGCGGAGGCGCCCTGTGCGTGTCCATGCTGGCAGCGCATGCGGCCCAGGCTGCGCCTGATCCGGTCGTACCGGCAGACAGTACCGCGCCGGGGCAGCCGGAACGCATGGTGGTGCACATGACCCAGCGCCCGCCGATCCTCACGTTTCCACATGCCAACCCGGTGGGCCAGCCCATCCGCATTGGCGGGCAGGAAAACCGCCGCAGCGGCCATCAGTATGACTGGGGCGTGTTCAACCGTGGCAATGGCGAGGCCGCAGGCTTCGGGCCGGTGGGGCGGTATGGCGTAACCCCCTGGGCCGAGGACTGGAGCAACCTGCGCGACCCCAAAAAGCATGACGACCTGTTCGATGCGCTGAAATACATTCCACTCACCCGCAGCGGCAATGTGTGGATCAGCTTCTCGGGCGAGACGCGGCTGCGCAACTGGTTTGAAACGCGTCCTGGCCTGGGCACGCAGAAACCCAATGATTCCGGCCGTTTTGGCGTGCGCAACCTGTATGGCGCGGACCTGCATATTGGCGAGCACCTGCGTTTTTTTGGTCAGTTGGTCAATGCCGATGCGGGCGGATGGGGCGGTTATGGCTATGGCTCGACCTATCGCAAGCGGCTTGATGCCCAGCAGGCTTTTGTTGAGGTGCGGTGGAACATGCTGGGGGCCAAAAGCGGCTTCATGTTCGGCCGTCAGCAGTTTCTCGATGCGCCATCGTACATGCTTTATGCACGCGAGACGCCTAACGTGCCGCTGTCATGGGATGGGTTCCGCGCCTATATGGTATGGCAGCGCATCCGCATCGATGCATGGGATTTTGTGCAGACCGACGATAGTGACCGGCGCATGTTCCATGATGTGGAGAACTATGCCAGCCGCCTGTACGGCTTTAACGCCACATGGGCGCCGCCGGATTTCACCTTCATGGGGCAGAAGGGGTATTCCTTCGTCGATGCGTTCTATATTGGCTACAAGCTCAATGGTTCAGCAGGAGCCATCGTGGGGCCGAAGGGGGCGGTCAACGGATCGGATACCCGCAACAATTTCGGTATGCGCTGGCATGGTATTGCAGGCCCGATCGAATTCTCGGTGGGTGGCATATGGCAGGGCGGCGTGTTCCGTAACGCCAGCAACAACGCCCCGCGCGGGGTCAGCGCCTATGCCATCAACAGCACGGTGGGCTATCGGCTGCCCGAGCAGTCGCTGCATACCTTTGCCGGGATCCAGACGGATGTATATTCCGGCGGCAATGCGTCGAAAAATCAGGGCACGGTGGGCACCTATCTCTCGCCCTTCAATCCACAGACCAACTACCTCGATACCACAACCTACATGACAGGTTCGAACCTGATCAGCTTTGCGCCACTGGTGCGCATAACGCCGTTCAAGTCCGTCAGCATCCAGTTCAAATACCCGCTGTTCTGGCGCGACAGCGTAAATGACCCGGTTTACAAATCATCGGGCTACTACAAATTCGCGGGCAATTTCCGGGGGCGGTTCGTGGGCATGGCACCGCAGGTGTCGGTAGCGTGGCAGATCAATACCCATCTGTCATGGACGCAGTATGTCTCGCGGTTCATGACATCACGCGCGCTTAATGAGGCGGGTGGATCGAGCGGTACCTATTACCAGTCGAATTTCGTCTTCCGCTTCTGA
- a CDS encoding MetQ/NlpA family ABC transporter substrate-binding protein — protein sequence MKQIAPLTRRTLLSLTGGLACLPMATRAKAADGKLIRVGIMAGEDEDLWRVITANAAKEGLNLGIVTFSDYNTPNEALAEHEIDANAFQHAPFLEAQKAARGYDIVSVCTTYFSPIGLYSARWKALADLPDKAVIAVPNDPSNEGRALRLLEALGLIKLDSAAGLLPTPLDVTDNPHHFSFRELDAGIVGRTLPDVAAAVINTNWALKAGVDIQKQRIGVESLQNNPYVNFVAVNAADAHAPWVEALVRAVHQPATREAIASIFHGAVEPAWT from the coding sequence ATGAAACAGATTGCCCCCCTCACCCGCCGCACCCTGCTAAGCCTGACTGGCGGCCTCGCCTGCCTGCCCATGGCAACACGGGCAAAGGCGGCAGATGGCAAGCTGATCCGCGTTGGTATCATGGCGGGCGAGGACGAGGATCTGTGGCGCGTGATTACGGCCAATGCCGCGAAGGAAGGCCTCAATCTCGGCATCGTGACATTCTCCGATTACAACACGCCCAACGAGGCGCTGGCCGAGCATGAGATTGATGCCAACGCCTTCCAGCATGCTCCGTTCCTCGAGGCGCAGAAAGCAGCCCGTGGTTATGACATCGTGAGCGTATGCACCACTTATTTCTCCCCCATCGGGCTGTATTCAGCACGGTGGAAAGCCCTGGCCGATCTGCCGGACAAAGCAGTCATCGCCGTGCCGAACGACCCGAGCAATGAAGGCCGCGCCCTGCGCCTGCTTGAGGCGCTGGGGCTGATCAAACTTGATTCCGCAGCCGGGCTGCTGCCCACCCCGCTCGACGTGACCGACAACCCCCATCACTTCTCTTTTCGCGAACTTGATGCGGGCATTGTCGGCCGCACGCTGCCTGACGTGGCTGCCGCCGTAATCAATACCAACTGGGCGCTCAAGGCGGGCGTGGACATACAAAAGCAGCGGATCGGGGTGGAATCGCTGCAAAACAACCCCTACGTCAACTTCGTGGCCGTCAACGCCGCTGACGCGCATGCCCCGTGGGTCGAGGCACTGGTCCGCGCCGTGCACCAGCCCGCCACGCGTGAGGCGATTGCCTCCATTTTCCACGGTGCGGTTGAACCGGCATGGACGTGA
- a CDS encoding methionine ABC transporter ATP-binding protein, whose amino-acid sequence MDVNVVDVRHVSRRFGGHVALDDVSFSVARGEILGVIGRSGAGKSSLLRCLGALDRPDAGQILIEGQDITTLPQAQLVPLRRRIGFVFQHFNLLSSRTVAGNISLALEIAGVPRAQRAERIAALLELVGLSAHGDKWPAQLSGGQKQRVGIARALANDPALLLCDEATSALDPETTTAILDLLAEINRELGLTIILITHEMDVIRRIATHLVVLDQGRIVENAPTLAIMGAATQSTVTQALLSETQPQVPPALRARLVAEPGPDGWAIVRLRLAGEAAWQPLLSLLGQQYGVEATVLQGGTTEIAGQPFADQIISITGYCAEIHDFLTQFDPSLKVLGHVPADH is encoded by the coding sequence ATGGACGTGAATGTTGTTGACGTGCGCCATGTGAGCCGCCGCTTTGGCGGGCATGTGGCGCTTGATGATGTTTCCTTCTCGGTCGCGCGGGGCGAGATTCTGGGCGTGATCGGGCGCTCGGGCGCGGGCAAGAGCTCGCTGCTGCGCTGCCTTGGCGCGCTCGACCGGCCTGATGCAGGGCAGATCCTGATCGAAGGCCAGGACATCACCACCCTGCCACAGGCGCAGCTTGTGCCGTTGCGGCGGCGCATCGGCTTCGTGTTCCAGCATTTCAATCTGCTCAGTTCGCGCACGGTGGCGGGCAATATCAGCCTGGCGCTTGAAATCGCGGGCGTGCCGCGCGCACAGCGCGCGGAGCGTATTGCAGCCCTGCTGGAACTGGTGGGGCTGTCGGCGCATGGCGATAAATGGCCTGCCCAGCTTTCTGGCGGGCAGAAGCAGCGCGTGGGCATTGCACGCGCGCTGGCCAATGACCCCGCCCTGCTGCTGTGCGATGAAGCCACCTCCGCCCTCGACCCTGAAACCACTACCGCTATCCTCGACCTGCTGGCGGAAATCAACCGTGAACTGGGGCTGACCATCATCCTCATCACGCATGAGATGGATGTGATCCGCCGCATTGCCACCCATCTTGTGGTGCTGGACCAGGGCCGCATTGTTGAAAACGCGCCCACGCTGGCCATCATGGGGGCAGCCACGCAATCGACCGTGACCCAGGCCCTGCTGTCGGAAACGCAGCCACAGGTGCCCCCTGCCCTGCGTGCGCGGCTGGTGGCCGAGCCTGGGCCTGACGGGTGGGCGATCGTTCGCCTCAGGCTGGCGGGCGAAGCGGCATGGCAGCCCCTGCTGTCGCTGCTTGGACAGCAATACGGCGTGGAGGCCACCGTGCTGCAAGGGGGCACCACCGAGATTGCGGGCCAGCCCTTTGCCGACCAGATCATCTCGATAACCGGCTATTGCGCCGAGATCCATGATTTCCTGACGCAGTTCGACCCCTCACTGAAGGTTCTTGGCCATGTCCCGGCTGATCATTGA
- a CDS encoding methionine ABC transporter permease: protein MSRLIIDLIARATWETTIMVACSGLIAVLGGLPLALLMVAMRRGGLMPCPPAARLLGLVVDILRAIPFIILLVILIPVTRMIVGTSLGTAAAIVPLSLAAIPYFARIAEVSLRAVDPNLVDAVHAMGGTRWMIVRHVLIPEALPGLVAGLTVTLITLTGASAMAGAVGAGGLGDLAIRYGYQRFNTQVMSLVVVVLIVFVAIIQAAGNALSNHLRHD from the coding sequence ATGTCCCGGCTGATCATTGACCTGATCGCACGCGCAACGTGGGAGACGACCATCATGGTCGCCTGCTCGGGGCTGATTGCGGTGCTCGGCGGCCTGCCGCTGGCCCTGCTCATGGTGGCGATGCGGCGCGGTGGCCTGATGCCCTGCCCGCCCGCCGCCCGCCTGCTGGGGCTGGTGGTGGACATTCTGCGTGCCATCCCGTTCATCATCCTGCTGGTCATCCTCATTCCCGTAACGCGGATGATCGTGGGCACCTCACTGGGCACGGCGGCGGCGATCGTGCCGCTCTCGCTGGCGGCCATTCCCTATTTTGCCCGCATTGCCGAGGTCTCGCTGCGCGCGGTGGACCCCAATCTGGTGGACGCCGTGCATGCCATGGGCGGCACGCGGTGGATGATCGTGCGCCATGTGCTCATACCCGAAGCTCTGCCCGGCCTTGTGGCAGGCCTCACGGTCACCCTCATCACCCTGACCGGGGCCTCGGCCATGGCTGGCGCCGTGGGCGCAGGTGGTCTGGGTGACCTGGCTATCCGCTACGGCTACCAGCGCTTCAATACACAGGTCATGTCGCTTGTGGTGGTGGTGCTGATCGTGTTCGTGGCCATTATCCAGGCGGCGGGCAATGCCCTGTCGAACCACCTGCGCCACGATTAA
- a CDS encoding NAD(P)/FAD-dependent oxidoreductase codes for MAQKFRIVIVGGGVAGLALATRLGNSVGKSGRAEITLVDKSFAHVWKPMLHCFAAGTAANENDRISFMSQASRHHFEFWPGEITALDRAARTISLAPIKDPLSGEVVVEARTLDYDAVVLSIGSRANDFGTPGVAEHCLFIDNLVDANGFNDRFRMELLRSFANNNELDIAIVGGGATGTQLAAELHKALDLASLYSFGQKPPKLRITLLEAGPRILPAFPEAVSAAAVKQLEAIGVSVRAGAMVSGADENGFLLKDGSRVPATLRVWAAGVKAPDVTSKFGGLKLSRSGQLEVRPSLQVIDDDNIFAMGDCAFIAEKPVAPTAQAARQQAHHLARHLPRWMMSGQPMPAFTFHNKGAVVALGDYNGWGTFPGGTVFGGGWLHGLSARMVHLMLYRQHQFELYGPVRGTISCLVDWLDVFVRPSVRLD; via the coding sequence ATGGCACAAAAGTTTCGGATCGTTATTGTAGGCGGTGGTGTTGCGGGCCTTGCGCTTGCCACGCGGCTGGGCAATTCGGTCGGCAAATCGGGCCGTGCGGAAATCACGCTGGTGGACAAGAGCTTCGCCCATGTGTGGAAGCCGATGCTGCACTGTTTTGCAGCCGGCACCGCCGCCAACGAGAATGACCGCATCAGCTTCATGTCACAGGCCAGCCGGCATCATTTCGAGTTCTGGCCCGGTGAGATCACGGCGCTCGACCGTGCAGCCAGGACCATTTCGCTTGCCCCCATCAAGGACCCGCTCAGCGGGGAGGTGGTGGTTGAGGCCCGCACGCTCGATTATGACGCGGTGGTGCTGTCAATCGGCAGCCGCGCCAATGATTTCGGCACGCCCGGCGTGGCCGAACACTGCCTGTTCATTGACAACCTGGTCGATGCCAATGGCTTCAACGACCGTTTCCGCATGGAACTGCTGCGCTCCTTTGCCAATAACAACGAACTCGATATCGCCATCGTAGGCGGTGGGGCCACCGGCACGCAACTCGCCGCCGAGCTGCACAAGGCGCTCGATCTCGCCTCGCTCTACAGCTTTGGCCAGAAGCCACCCAAGCTGCGCATTACCCTGCTTGAGGCAGGCCCCCGCATCCTGCCAGCCTTCCCCGAGGCGGTATCGGCTGCGGCGGTCAAGCAGCTTGAGGCGATTGGCGTAAGCGTGCGCGCGGGTGCGATGGTCAGCGGTGCTGATGAAAACGGCTTCCTGCTCAAGGACGGCTCGCGCGTGCCTGCAACGCTGCGGGTGTGGGCGGCGGGCGTGAAGGCACCGGACGTGACCAGCAAATTCGGTGGCCTCAAGCTGTCGCGCTCAGGGCAGCTTGAAGTGCGGCCCTCGTTGCAGGTGATCGATGATGACAACATCTTCGCCATGGGTGACTGCGCCTTCATTGCCGAAAAGCCCGTGGCCCCCACAGCGCAGGCTGCCCGCCAGCAGGCCCATCATCTGGCCCGCCATCTGCCCCGCTGGATGATGAGTGGCCAGCCCATGCCTGCCTTTACCTTCCATAACAAGGGGGCGGTCGTGGCATTGGGTGATTACAATGGCTGGGGCACCTTCCCCGGTGGCACGGTGTTCGGTGGCGGCTGGCTGCATGGCCTGTCGGCGCGGATGGTGCACCTCATGCTCTACCGTCAGCACCAGTTCGAACTGTATGGGCCGGTGCGCGGCACGATCTCGTGCCTTGTCGACTGGCTTGACGTGTTCGTGCGCCCCTCGGTCCGGCTGGACTGA
- a CDS encoding SDR family NAD(P)-dependent oxidoreductase, which produces MTATPTGRIAGKIAIITGAASGIGRATAERFAAEGAQLALTDLNTDALDELTSQFEKNGVDVISVPADVTSEADIARVVHETMKHFGRIDILVANAGVIPEADLASATADLWDHTMAVDARGMFLCCKHAAAEMVHAGQGAIVCLSSISAFAGQKGQAVYGPAKFVASGITKHLAIDLADKGVRVNAVAPGTIDTPAVAGMDAEGIRKVVEMHPMGRMGKPAEIASAILFLASDDASFITGAVLPVDGGYLAQ; this is translated from the coding sequence ATGACAGCCACACCCACCGGACGCATTGCAGGCAAGATTGCCATCATTACAGGTGCTGCAAGCGGCATTGGCCGCGCCACGGCGGAGCGTTTTGCCGCCGAAGGTGCCCAGCTTGCCCTGACCGACCTCAACACCGATGCACTCGATGAACTGACCAGCCAGTTTGAAAAAAACGGCGTGGACGTGATCTCGGTGCCAGCCGACGTGACCAGCGAGGCCGACATTGCCCGCGTGGTGCATGAAACCATGAAGCATTTTGGCCGCATCGATATTCTCGTAGCCAATGCAGGGGTCATCCCCGAGGCCGATCTCGCCTCCGCCACGGCCGATCTGTGGGATCACACCATGGCGGTGGATGCACGCGGCATGTTCCTGTGCTGCAAACATGCCGCAGCCGAGATGGTCCATGCCGGACAGGGCGCGATCGTGTGCCTGTCCTCCATCTCCGCCTTTGCCGGGCAGAAAGGTCAGGCCGTGTATGGACCGGCCAAGTTCGTGGCCTCGGGCATTACCAAGCACCTTGCCATCGACCTTGCCGACAAGGGCGTGCGGGTCAATGCCGTGGCACCGGGCACCATCGACACGCCTGCAGTGGCGGGCATGGATGCCGAGGGCATTCGCAAGGTGGTCGAGATGCACCCTATGGGCCGCATGGGCAAGCCTGCGGAGATTGCCAGCGCCATCCTGTTCCTGGCCTCGGATGATGCATCCTTCATCACCGGCGCGGTGCTGCCGGTTGATGGCGGTTATCTGGCACAGTAA
- a CDS encoding DeoR/GlpR family DNA-binding transcription regulator has protein sequence MSAEERHREITALVRTQGYVSNEDLAQRLNVAVQTIRRDVNLLARRGLVARHHGGAGLASSVENIAYSERQVLNRRAKEAIGNLAARQIPDNSSLFVSIGTTTEAFAKALRRHKALRVITNNLHVATPLSAQTDFQVIVTGGQVRFYDGGITGSTASTFIEQYRTDFAVIGISGIEDDGTLLDFDADEISVAQAMMRNARRVYLLADQTKFGRRPMGRLGHLSHVHGFFTDRQPSEQICAMLRAHDVELHIA, from the coding sequence GTGTCAGCAGAAGAACGTCACCGGGAAATTACCGCGCTGGTGCGTACCCAGGGCTATGTCTCCAACGAGGATCTGGCCCAGAGGCTGAATGTTGCGGTCCAGACCATCCGCCGTGATGTCAACCTGCTCGCCCGTCGCGGGCTGGTGGCGCGGCATCATGGCGGGGCGGGTCTGGCCTCGTCGGTCGAGAATATCGCCTATTCCGAGCGGCAGGTGCTCAACCGGCGGGCCAAGGAAGCCATTGGCAACCTTGCAGCCCGCCAGATCCCTGACAATTCATCGCTTTTTGTCAGCATTGGCACCACGACCGAGGCCTTTGCCAAGGCATTGCGGCGGCACAAGGCGCTGCGGGTCATTACCAACAACCTGCATGTGGCCACCCCGCTTTCCGCCCAGACCGATTTTCAGGTGATCGTGACGGGGGGGCAGGTGCGGTTTTACGATGGGGGCATTACCGGCTCCACCGCCAGCACCTTCATCGAGCAGTATCGCACCGATTTTGCCGTGATCGGCATCAGCGGCATAGAAGATGATGGTACGCTGCTCGATTTCGATGCCGATGAGATCAGCGTGGCCCAGGCCATGATGCGCAATGCAAGGCGTGTCTACCTGCTGGCCGACCAGACCAAATTCGGCCGCAGGCCCATGGGGCGGCTGGGGCATCTTTCCCACGTGCATGGCTTTTTTACCGACCGGCAGCCCTCCGAACAGATCTGCGCCATGCTGCGCGCTCATGATGTGGAACTGCACATCGCCTGA